The segment GAATACGAGTTTTGTCCCAATGCCTATTCTTTTTGGGAAAAGATTTATATGCGATGCGTGATTAAAAATTCCTGTCAGTGGGCGAAGACTATCATAGCAGTGTCTAATAATACTAGAAATGATCTGATGAAGTTGTATGAAGTTTTGCCGGAAAAGATTAAAGTTATATATGAGGGCTATGATAGCAATTTTCAATTTTCAATTTTCAATTTTCAATCAAATTCCAATGACAAAAGTTCTAAATTAAAACCATGCTTGCTTTTTATCGGGAGACTCGAAGAGCGAAAGAATATTTGCGGAATTGTTAAAGCTTTTGAAATATTAAAAGAAAAATATAAAATTCCGCATAAATTGATTTTAGCGGGAAATCCCGGTTTTGGTTTTAATAAGATTAAATACGAAATACAAGTTGCGAAATACAAAAACGATATTATTTTAAAGGGATTTGTGCGCGACGAGGAAAAGTATGAATTACTTAGAAATGCGGAGGTGTTCCTGTTTCCCAGTTTTTATGAAGGATTCGGTTTGCCGATTTTGGAGGCGCAAAGCGCCGGAACGCCGGTCGTGACGTCGAATATTTCCTCAATGCCGGAGATAGCTGATTCTTCAGCGATTTTGATAGATCCGAACAGTCCGCAAGAAATTGCGAAAGCGACATATGAGCTAATTTCGGAGGAAAAGTTGAAAAATGATATAATAAATAGAGGTTTGGAAAATGTTAAGAGGTTTAGTTGGGAAAAATGCGGGGAGGAAGTTAGCAACTTAATAATGGATAAAAAATAAGGAGCAAGTCAATGACTCACTCCTTGAATACTTCTATCGTTTATTTGTGTTCCTTATTCCATCTTCTCGCTCTCGCTTGGTAATTTTTGTTCGACGGATCGCCTACTCTCCTTCCGCAACATGGGCAATCGGAGTATTTACCGGAGTATGTTGCCTTCGAAACATCAGTTGTTTCGTGGCTTCCACACACAGAACATTCAACAACCTGAGTTTGTTGTATCCCTCCTAGCACAATTCACCTCCTAAGAACTAGATTTTGAAACATTCATGTTTCATATTAATGTATAACATCTATGCAAAAAAGTCAAGATTTTAAAATAGCCATTGTGCATGACTTTCTGGTCCAGTATGGCGGGGCGGAGAGGGTTTTGGAAGTGATGGGAGAGATGTTTCCGGAGGCGCCGATTTATACCTTACTGTATGACCGAGAGAAAATGGGTGATAAGTTTGTCAAAAAGGAGATTAGAACTTCTTATCTTCAGAAATTTCCGAAGTTTTTACGAAAAAGATACCAGTGGCTCTTGCCATTCTTCATGATTGTTCCGGAAACTTTCGATCTTCGCGAATTTGATTTGGTAATTTCATCGACTGGAGCATGGAGTAAGGGAATTGTGACTAGGCTTAATACCGTTCACA is part of the Parcubacteria group bacterium genome and harbors:
- a CDS encoding glycosyltransferase family 1 protein; translation: MLIGIDASRAFINNRTGIEEYSYQVIKNLRDKLKSHQVVLYVRRSQKSKAESQKLPENWRIKVVKWPYFWTQIGLSLELLFYSVDVLFVPAHTIPFVHPDNTVVTIHGLEYEFCPNAYSFWEKIYMRCVIKNSCQWAKTIIAVSNNTRNDLMKLYEVLPEKIKVIYEGYDSNFQFSIFNFQSNSNDKSSKLKPCLLFIGRLEERKNICGIVKAFEILKEKYKIPHKLILAGNPGFGFNKIKYEIQVAKYKNDIILKGFVRDEEKYELLRNAEVFLFPSFYEGFGLPILEAQSAGTPVVTSNISSMPEIADSSAILIDPNSPQEIAKATYELISEEKLKNDIINRGLENVKRFSWEKCGEEVSNLIMDKK